GGGCTGCAATAGGCAGTCTGTTTCCGCCATTCACAAACCAATACAAGTTGTATAACGGAATGGAAAAACTCAGTTGTGTGACTTTGCGGGCGGCACGTTCGTAGAAAAGGAGTGCTTTGTGTGCTTCGCTGGTGGCAGCGATGTATTGGTCATCCGGCGAAAATGTTGGACGGCTGGCGTCAATGATCGCTTGGTTTTTGATGGTCCATGATGGAAATCCTGCCAAGACGTCTTCTTGCGTGTCCAAATTGGTCAAAACCACATCTTGTTCATTCGGTTCGATCACATTATAGGCCACCAAGTCCGGGTTGGTTTTGCTGTATGTCACGTTACCAACACTTAGCCCAGTACCATATCCAGGAACCAAATTATAAATCCGCCCCGTTCTGAAGTTGATTTCGTGGGTATTCCAATAAGTAGTTTGTTCGTTTTTATGAAGTGCATCAAAGGCGATCCGTTGTTCGTTCATGTTGGGAGACCAAGCCACCACGTCGGGATAAACAATCGTTTGGTCTAAAATACCCGATTGGGTGGTTTCAGGGAGTAGTTCCACGGGCAAAACATCGTTCCCACACCAGAAGTATAGATTGGGATCATTGTCATAGGCCGAGACAATGGCCACACAACTTTCGTCGGGCGCGATGGCCACATTCCATAAGTCGTTTCCGGTAGAGGACGATTTGAGTTTCAGGTTCTTATACACCTCTACCTCGCCGGTTGAAACGGTCACAAAGGCCAATTGATTTTGGGTATTGATAAACCAAATGCGCTCGCCATTGCGACCGGCGGTCAGTTGAGATCGGTCGGTTCCAGTATCAAGTGTATTGATTCGGGCAACGGCTGCTTCACTATTAAACAAAAACGCCTTTTGGGTATTCACTTCGAATAGGCCAATTTTCCCATTTTCATCCATAAAAGCGATGTAGGGCGTTCCACCACTCACCACGGTTACGTCATCTTCTTTACCTGTTGTCTCCGATCCGCTCACAATGCCTACGGTATCGAACGCAGTCTTTACGGCAGCCGCCTCTGCGCCTTCGCCGTATAGGTCTCGTGCAGATTGCTCAAGGGCATTGCGTGCGTCTATAAATTGGCTGTTTCGGGTAAGGTATTTGGTTAGGGCGCGGTAATAGATTTTCTCGGCTTTGTCGTGACCTATTGCGTTTACAATTAAATAGGCCGCTCGGTTGGGGATCCCGCTATTAATGTGCACGCCCCCATTGTCTTCTTCGGTATTGTTGTATTGGCTCATGCTGGCGGGCTGAGGATCAAGTACACCCGGGTTGGCGGGATTCGCCATGTCTCTTAGGGCAACCCCTTTTCCAGTTCTGATCACGGTTTCGCCAATCAGGAAGTTCGAGCGGTCTATCATCATGGCAAATACATCGGCAAAGGACTCATTGAGTGCGCCCGATTGCCCCTGATATTCTAAATCTGCACTGTGCTGGATTACACCGTGGGTCATTTCGTGTGCCGCCACATCTAAAGAGCCAGCCAAAGGTTTAAAAAACGAACCGCCATTGCCATAAGCGATAAACGAGCCGTTCCAGTAGGCATTTTCCATTGTTCGCCCGCCGTCCGTTACATTCACCACCGACCAAATGGTTTTGTCGGCCCCATTTATGGCCTTCCGATTATGCTTTGTCTCATAATATTGATAGGTGATGTTGCCATTATAATGGGCCGAAACGGCACTGGCATCGGCCCAATTGTGCTGGGCGCTGCTTTTTATATGAAACTTGATGTTATCGGTATTGGTTGCATCTAAAATCACCGAGCCACCTTTTGCCCAAAGCGAGGCAGGATTAAAAGCAAAATCGTTGCTCAGGTTAGATAAGTCCCAAAACATATAAAACTGACCATCAGTATGTGCCAAAACACGTAGGTCACGGTTTATTCCATTTAAGTCTTTTGATTGTGCATTTACAAACGTGGCTGCGGTGTTTACAGGATTCGGCAGATCCGTATCGGAGCCAGACGGAAGGAGCGTTATCGCATGGGGCATGTCTAATAATGGATTATGGTGCCGTTTATGCCCCAATAAATCGCAGTGATGGGGTGTACGGGAAAGAATACGTCCATCCTGGGCCGAAATCAGATACGTATAAGATTCCACAAAATTTGCTTGTACGCGCACCGCATAGGCCCGCTCCATTTTGTTTGTGCCCGTGGCCACCCAAACAGGGCTTGCCGTATCGGGGGGCAGGCCCGGCCAAGGAGTGGTTGGGGGTTGCCAACGTCCCGTGGCTTGTAAGTCGCGGATGGCATTGCTCAAGGCTTGTGTTTTGGAAATCGTTGGTGCATCAATCACCGTTCGAGGGGTCGGTTCATAGGTTCCATTGATGATGAAAGCATCCTCTTGTTGGAGGTGTACCCAAACGTCACGTCCCCAAACCGGTATGCCACGATACATTTGGGCATAGCGAATGTGGGCCATACCCAAGTCGTCTGTCTCTTGGTGCATGAAGCGTAGCTCTTGCTCTGGTTGTTGAAGCAGAAGTGCCACTTGGTTTTGATTTAAGACGATGGTTGCGGCAGCCAGAATGGAATTGGTTTTATGAAGCCCCGTAATGCGCCCTTCCATCCAACGAATGGTTCCGTTTTCTGCACGTTGCAGGTTTTTGAGCGGGGCCGCTGGAGCAATGCCTTGAGTGGGTAGCGCCGTCACGCCCCTTCCGGCAACAATCGTCGCGGAGTGTGTCAGAGACTGGCGGGCGGTGAGGATAGTGGAATTTGAAGATAAAACCGCCGTTGGCGAGACGGTCTTAAGCCCTGGATTACCACTTAAGGGACGTTGTACGCTCTTGTTGGTCTGGGCCTGCACGAGGGACATGGTCCAGAAAAACATCAAAATCAGGCGAAAGAGGAAGGTTTTCATAAGATGCTGGGATTATACTACCGAAAACAATTAGGGTATTTGTGCCGATACGTTCCGGATGGCCTGCATACAAAGGGCGTACAGCCGCGTAACAGGGTCTTGATCGGATGTCGTGGGTTCATTAGACAAGGGGAAACGAACGCTATGTATTTTCCCGCGTTGTGATAAGGTAATCTGAACGGTCATATTGGCGGTTTCATCTCGGTTTATCTCCTCGAATTTTGCTTTTTGGAAGGTCTTCAACAAGGTTTGGAGTTCTTTTTTGGATAAAACCCCGATGGGAGCGGTCTGTTTTTGTGATCCCAAGCCTTGCCATTCATGGATATTTCCGAGGTGATCTATGGCGTATCCGTTCCAGCGTCCTGTGAATCCACCGCCGACGCCAAAAGATAAAGAAAAATCAGTGGGTATTTTTTGGCTTTTACATCCGGCAAAGCCACCCATGCAACAAAGAAAGAAGAGAAGAAGATTTTTTTTCATAACATATAAGGGTAAGTTTACTAGATTGACAGGATTACGGACATCCATAGTGAGTTGGCACTTTGCACCTATCCGCCACAGACAGATTCGGACGGGGGAACAAATTATCCAAATATTTTTTTCACAAACCATGTGATGCGAATTTTCATCCATGAGAGTTCGGTTTGGTAGAATCGTCTAAATGTCCCGATACAGATCCCACCCACACGGGCAATGGCAGCCATAGAAACTACACCTACAATGCAAAATCCAGCCTTGAATATTGCGGTCAACGGCGGTGTATTCAGAACCAGATGCCATGATGGTAGATGTTGTGTGAGAACTACATATAAAAGACTCGGCATCTGTTTTTTGTTTCAATAATCTGAAATTTCCGCACTACATATAGTTTACACATGCAATTCTTTACTGAGTATAAATGAAGGAATATTTTCCGTACATTCGCTTCTTACTTGAAGTATCTTCTTCCAAAAATCTTTCACACGTTAGCTTTTGAAACAACTACGAAATCTAACGCCATCTTGACCCACAGGAAGACTTTACCTTAGAATGTTTATTAGATATTTTTTATAATACTCAGCTTTATTGTTATTGTATAGGTAATGACTTGTTTATAGCATAATATATACTTAATAATTAATTAGGTCTTTTATAAAATAAAAATAAATATATTATTTACATAATAAAATTAAAAATTATAACCATTATTAAAATAAAAAACATGATAAACTATATATACAAGATTGTAAAGTGGCCATTTTTTGTTCTTTTATTTTATGTTTACATATTAAGCACATTTGTTTCATTTTTTCCACCAGATTTAAATGAAAACACAATTTTCACTGCAAAGAAGAACAATCAAAAAGATTCTATCTTTGTGTACATACAAGATAAGAATTTATTCAACATAAAATCAGAAGATATACCATACCTTAATTCTGTGTTAATATCATATTCATCTAATACAAGTTATTTTAATGTAGATAATTCAGGAAATATAAATTTAAATCTATTTGGTCCTCATTTATTGATAATACTCTTTGCTGTATTATATATAAATTTAAAAATAAAGTACAAGAAAGAACAAGAGCTTAGATTAATTATTTTACATGAATTAGAAGACCGATTTCGTAAACGAGGTAGTAATTTACACGATGTAGTCATCAACCCACTAAAAGGTATCGCCAAGAGTTTACCCAAAAAAGTTATTAAAGATTTAGAAACCGAAATACCCGAAGATGATGCAATTAAGTTGGTCCCTAAACTACATTCAATACTTCGCAAGTCGTCTGAGCAAATAATTTACATGGCTAATAAAGCACATGATATTTATCGTGATATTTCGCCCCCAATACACTTAATTGGGTTTAAAAATACTATTGAATCTTATGTTGAAGAACTTAAAATACACCATCCAGAGGTTAAAATTGATTTGAATTTCCAAGAAGATCCACAACTCGATCCTAAGCTGGGGATACAGTTATTTAGGATATTACAAGAGGCTATTGGGAATAGTATTTCACATGGAAGATCAAATTATATTCAAATTAAATTCTTAAAAAATAATACTTTAAATAAATTATATATTAAAGACAATGGAATAGGATTTTTGGTACCTAAAGACTTGTCACATTATGTTAAAGAACAACATACAGGAATTGCCAATATGCAATTTAGATCTTCTTCCATTGGTGCAAAATTTAGCATCGAATCAAAACAAGGAAAGGGGACATCCATTAGTATTACCTTCCCTAACAAAAATAAAAAATATCATATTATATGGAAGAGATTAATATAATTATCATAGATGATGGCGCTTTCTTAGAAACTTGCTGTTCCTACTTTTTAGACTCTATAATAAAAGTAAGAGCAACCGCAACTAATGTTTCAAGTGCTATAAAGGCCATAGAAAATCATAGAAATGACATCCAACTTATTATTTTGGATGTTGATTTGGGAAATGGACACTTTGGAATGGAGGTGGTTAAATACATAAAATCTAATAACATTCCTATTAAGATATTAATTTTATCCGGTCTGGTTCATGAAGCCGCATTTGTATTACCCTTTAAAGGTCTTGTAGAGGGTATTTTACACAAGAATGAAGAGAAGACTCTTATAAAAAGAGCAGTTCAAGGCATAGCAGTTGGTCGAACAGGTTTTTATTCTCCGGAATGTATTGATATTTTACTAAACAGAGATTTTCGAAATTTTTATACCCTTTCAGAAGAGGAAATTGAGACCTTGCACCGCCTATCAAAAGGATTCACTAATAGTGTTCGCCTCGCTGGTTATGTAGTAATGTCTCATTTGGCTCTACAATCAGAAACCATGCTACAAGATATTAAGCGTGCAAGATATTTATTACCCGAAGATGTTCCAGCAAATAAGAGAAGCGAAAAAAGTGTGTATGACATCTTATTTAAAGATTTTTCTACGATTGCCGCCAATATTATCCATACCAAATATTGGTCCATTCTGTCCTCTGTTCGAAAACAAGTATTACTTACGGATGGAAGGACGGGGTTCATTACGGTCTCTGCGTTAGAATTATCTTTGGAGGAAAAGTTAAGCCTCATACTTAAGCGTCAAGAAGGACGTTTCCGACGTGACATTTTGCCGCGCATATTTAGAGAACTCGAGGTGGAATCTACTATTGAAGCACTTATTTGGACACAAGAATGGGAGCTTTCTAAAACATACGAATTAGCCTCGATATAATATAAATACCCACCATTTTTTTATAAACTTTTTACAATTCTATTAAAATCATGAAACCAGAATACTTATTACACATACTGCTTGCTATGAGCCTCCTAAACTTATTAGGGTGTGATTACCAAAGCAATGTCACCTCTAATTCATTAAGTAAGACACATAGAACCTGGGACGGTCTCCCTTTAGCGATGAGTGAACTTGAGACCATAATTCCTAAGGCATGGAATGTTCAAACTGCGATTGATTCCACCTCATCCGTTACTACGACTAATGGTCATTTTCCGATGGAAATAAAACCTAAACGTAATAGGAACTTCCCGCTACAATTGTTATATGGCGCGGCGATAATATCCGATGGAAATCGGGCAATTGCGCATTTAGAGCTTTCTACCCCCTTATCGGATATGCCAATTGGTACTATCTTAAGCGCTAACGAAATGGATGGTTTAACGCAGCAGGTGGCGCAATATTCCATCGAAAAAACATCTGATGGCTACTCAACTCAGGTGCATTTTCTTGGAAATAATACGCTTTTTCATGAAGTTCTTGTAACCGTAGTAGATCAAGAGGCAGATTTTGAAAAGCCTTTGTTTCATAAGCGGATAAGCCGCACCCATTTAGCATCTGGAATTAAAGATATGTTCAACCTTGGGTTTGGAGAATGCGTTGGGTCAGCAGAAGAAATTGATTTATGTGAACAGTATTCCACGCAGGAATCATTTGGTTTTATGCAAAAAAAATCGTTATCAAAGCAACAAGGAGGTTTGGCAATGGCCAAACAGAAAATTTGCGTCCCATCTTCAGTTGCTAACTGGTCTCTTGATTGGAGTTGTTGGACGATTAAGGAATCTAATTTATCTAATGTGATCCTTCAAAAATATACAACACAATCTAACAATACCGATTTTTCTCACATCAGGCTCGATTTTCGTCCCATTTATGACAGCCAGAACCCTACCAATATCCAACAACCTCAGATTGTTATTTCAGCGATTACCATTAATATGGGTATTGAAATCGGTATTGCAGGCTATAAGTTTAGAACTTTACCTTTTAAACTCCCTATTGATACGGCCTATTTTCAGAAAATTTCAGGTCTAAAATTTGGCGCTCTTTCCACAGATTAACGTTATTAGTACCGAACCGATAATATAGCCGCTTTAAAGATTTAAAGCGGCTATATTGGATTAAATAGTTGAGAGAATATTTTCTGTTATCGAGAGAATATAATCTGCAATTTAACAGATTTATTTCTTTTTATATAGCCTGGATAATAAATATATTGTGTTGTTCATTCATTTTTTCATTTATTAATAGGGAGTGCCATTATGTCACCCAAAGCCTTTTATATTCCCAAAATAAGTCTTTTAATTGGCTTATTTTTATTTGCCTTTCAAGGTATTCTTGCACAAGGAACCGTTTTTAATTCAGGTGGAAATCCGGGTGATCCACCAATCCCGCCTCCACCCACGCCTTGTAAAAAATACTTGATCTTTATGCGAACGGTTAGTCCAAAAAGCTCTGGGCATTTTTGTGTTGACCCTTTTTGGACAGGCGATATTGACCCGAGCCGCCTCAGCCCCTCTGGCCGCGGCTATGTAGATGGTTCCACCATGATTGATGGTATGAGTATTACGGAATGGATCATGAGGGTATATGCAGATCAGCAATATTGCTATATTGGCTATGCGCGTAGCGATGAAGAGTACGAAAAATGGTGGTATTACTATGCACCAAATTGGGAAAATGTACCTTGTAGCCCTAGTAGTAAATTCTATGGTTCTGGTTCTTTGGGGATTATTAAACCGTCAAGCGATAAAAAATGGTGGGAAAATGTTTTCCTAAATCCGAATGATTTTTCGGATATTGCGGTTTTGCGAAAAGAGGATCATATAAGCATCAAAAATATCCCATACGATACGGATGTTTTAGAAGTAGGTCGCACGAAAACCCTTCTTTTAAATATGCACGCTTTATTGGTGATCGAAAAAGGGAGCTATGCCGTACAAAATGGAGAAGCCGATCTGGGACGTATCATAAAAACCTCCAAGCCGATGATACAATGCGGAGACGGCGGATGTTGTACTTCCGATCCCTCTCGCAAGGCTATAATTCATAAGGATACTTTCTTGCTGACAAAAAACGATGGCACTTGCACCGCTGCCCAATTTATTGGCCCAGATGATGTTGAAGAAGAAGATTTCCATGGCATTGATGTCGTAGAAGTAGATGATCTTGGCGGCGTTATTGATGTTGTTATTGAAGATGTACTTGGCGGCATTGTAAATCCTGTTGGTGATGAAATAGGGAATATCATAGACATTACTATTGATGAAGTCCTTCTTGGTAAGACGGCAACTCTGGTGAATGACGAAATTGGCAATATCGTTGAACTGGTTATGGAGTTTGAAAACAAAACCAGCCAACAATCCACAGCAGCGGAGCCAAACCCTTTATTGGGCGGTGCCTATCCCAATCCCTTTAATCCGAGTACGAACCTAAGTTATACCTTGCCGAAAGCCTCGAATGTGCAAATATCGGTGTATAACCTACAAGGCAAAGAAGTGGCAAAATTGGTGAATGGCTTATACCAAGAAGCGGGAAGCCACCAAGTAACCTTTGATGCGGGACATTTGCCAAGTGGTACGTATCTTTATCGCATAACGGCTGGAAATTATTCCGTTACCAAACAAATACAGTTGCTAAAGTAAGCCATAAGTTTTTAATTCAATCTGCGCCCTCTTGCCTGAGAACAGCCATTCCTGTTATACGGAGTGGCTGTTTTTTATGGCATTCCTGAGAGAAAGTATTCTATAGCTGACATTCCCTACCTGTGGAAGGTGTATTTTAGCATTTATTGGGCTTATGGAAACGACAGTAACGAGTAAAGATATTCGCTACTTAGGATTGGTGGCCAGCATGATAGACGAACTTGGCATCGTAGATGTAATAGATTCGGCGATTATCTATGTATGCGTATCCATAAACAAATTCATTACATATACTCCGCAAAGTCTTCTAAGGGCGCATCAAAGTCATCGGACATCACATATTGCACACGTCCGAAACCTGCTTTGGGTGTTTTCTGTGCTTCCATTTTAGGTTTTTCATTTTCTTGGTTTTGAGTAAATAGCAAGAAATCTATATACTTCAAAACATCTGCCTTCAACTCAGGCGGAAGTGTGTGGATTTTGGCGAAAAGAGTTGCATCTGTAGTCATTGCGTTGTTGGTTATGTTTCGTGGCTTCGCAAATGCTGCCCACTATGTCCCCGTCTATCACAGTTGTTACATCAAGGAAAGTAGCGATAGATGTCTTTTCGTGCTAAACACCGCACAAATTCGATGGCATCGTCCGTAACAAAAACGCCGATGCGATGTGTGCCGATACGGATTCGATAATATCCGTCGTAGCCAGATATTTTAGTAAGATTGTGTATGTCTTGTAGCGCAGCAGCATTTTCGACCTGTAAAATGGTTTCCCGTACCGTTTCTAAAATGAGATCGTTTTTGAGGCGTTTCAAGTCGCGCTGGAAACTGCTCCGAAACAATACATTCATTGCACAGGAGGCGTTAGAAGTTGGAAAATGTCGTCGCGGCTTACATATTCGGTCTCCAAACCTTCTTTAACGGCTTCACCAAGCCCAATGTCTAACAAGGCTTCCGTAACGACTTCGTGTAATAATAGACGCTGCTCTTGTAACGCTTCGATCATTGCTTCTTTGAGGAGTTGTTTTAATTCGGGCGATGGGTTTAGAGATGTCGTCATAACGTTGTTGGTTCGGTTTTGTAGTCGTTTCGTAAACGCCGCTCCGCGCAACGGTGTTCCGATGAGGCTACGAAAAACGGCACCGCTGGTGTGCGATGTCGTGTCAGCTAACAATGGCTGAAAGCAGGCTGGGGTTCCTATTTGCAAATGGTAAAAGCTGGTTTATTCATTCACAAATTCCATTTTCAGCACTTTTACAGGCTGTTTTTTGACCGATTTTTTCTCTATAATTTGCCATGTACAGCCCGTTTGATCGGAGAAAACAAAACTCAATTCACCAAACTCATTTCTCTGAATCGCGGTGGCTTTTAGGCGTTTATCTGCCACGACCAAATCATGCACTTTTTTGAGATCAGGAACATAAAAAGAATGTAGCGTAATGCCCAATTCGCCGACGCGTTGGTGTTGAGAACGGTTTGGTTTTGGCGCACGCGGGATAAAAAACTTGAGTTTTCCACAGATATTATTAGGAGAAACAAAGCCTTGATACCAATGGGTGTAGCCATCTTCCATCATAAACACCCGTTTGGGGCCTCGTAGCCAATCGCCGTCCACTTCGGGCGCACCTTCTGCTTTTAGCCCTAATGCCGTAGAAAGGTAGGAAATGGCTTCCATATTTTCAGCTTGGATAAAGAAGTCATGATGGGTAAATTCGCTGGTTTTAAGGGGCGCTTTGGGATTTATGGTGCCATATCCTTCAATATGATAGCCCGATCTTTGGAAAAAAACGTGGTTGAAAAATTCGCCATAAACCGCATTTTCCCGCACTAAAGCGGGGCGCTTAAAAAAGTCAAACTTATTTTCTTTATTGAGCCCAAATAAATCATCGGCGATAGGTTCGGTAGGCAACCACGGCTGTTTGGTAGCACGGGCAAGGGAATAAATGTCATAGAGCCGCATGATGTCGCTCGTTTTCATGACGGCCATGCGTGATCCGATGGTTTCTGGGGTTGAGTAGCCCACACCATTGCCCAGCGGTTTTTCCCAAACAAAGATGCGTAAGAGTCCATGACTGTCCACATCGCCGTTTTGCAAGCGGTAGGAGGTGAGGGGCGATGGCACATTGTACAAGGCTTGTGCACGATCTGCCGAGATTTTGGCACTATCCACAACGGCAAAACCAAACTCGCCAAAGTAACGAATGGCTTCTGTGCGGTTTTTAACGCCCATCATCACTTCATATACGCCTGAAATGCCTGTATCGGGTAAGGTTTGGGCGAAGGTTGGGGTGCAAACAAAGAGCAAGATCAAGAGGGATAAAGGGAAGCGTCCAAGGCGTATCATGGGTTTGTTTTTTATAGGATTAGGCAATGATATTTTTGTTGCGTAATTCGGAAAGTTCGGACTCAGAAAGCCCAAGGTGTTGTAAAACTTCGGTGGTATGTTCGCCTGTTTTCGGTGGATCGGCGTATTTCTGGGCGCGATCTCCGCCATAGTTTAAGGGGAAATTGGGGAGGGAGGCGCTGCGTCCATCAGGCAGTTTGACATCAAGGAGGTTTTGCCCGTGCGTCATTTGGGGATCAGTAAAAAGGTCTTCGGGCTTGGCAATCGGCGCAAACGGAAGACCTGCTCGTTCACAGCGTTCAATGATGTCAGCTTTGGTAAATTGCTTGAAACGTGCTGCCAATTCAGGCAAAAACCAGTCGCGTTCTGCAATTCGTAAGTTATTGTTTTTTAAACGCTCGTCTTGTAGCCAATCCTGCCAGCCAAAAGCGGTGCATAACTTTTCCCAATGCCGTTCGCTGATGACACCGACAAAGACTTTTTCATTGTCGGCGGTGTCGTAGATGCTATAAATGCTCCATGCGCTCACGCGGGCGGGCATCGGCGGAACGGGTTCTTGCCCAATAGCACTATAGGCCATGTGTTGCCCCATCAGGAAAGCCGCTGTCTCGAAAAGCGAGGCTTGCACAAACTTGCCTTTGCCCGTTTGTTGCCGTTCGTAGAGCGCCAATAAAATGCCGATATAGCCAAACATGCCGCCTGTGATGTCCACAACGGAACTGCCTGCTCTGAGTGGATCACCTGGTCGTCCTGTCATGTAGGCCAAGCCTGCCATCA
This Bacteroidetes Order II. bacterium DNA region includes the following protein-coding sequences:
- a CDS encoding T9SS type A sorting domain-containing protein, with amino-acid sequence MSPKAFYIPKISLLIGLFLFAFQGILAQGTVFNSGGNPGDPPIPPPPTPCKKYLIFMRTVSPKSSGHFCVDPFWTGDIDPSRLSPSGRGYVDGSTMIDGMSITEWIMRVYADQQYCYIGYARSDEEYEKWWYYYAPNWENVPCSPSSKFYGSGSLGIIKPSSDKKWWENVFLNPNDFSDIAVLRKEDHISIKNIPYDTDVLEVGRTKTLLLNMHALLVIEKGSYAVQNGEADLGRIIKTSKPMIQCGDGGCCTSDPSRKAIIHKDTFLLTKNDGTCTAAQFIGPDDVEEEDFHGIDVVEVDDLGGVIDVVIEDVLGGIVNPVGDEIGNIIDITIDEVLLGKTATLVNDEIGNIVELVMEFENKTSQQSTAAEPNPLLGGAYPNPFNPSTNLSYTLPKASNVQISVYNLQGKEVAKLVNGLYQEAGSHQVTFDAGHLPSGTYLYRITAGNYSVTKQIQLLK
- a CDS encoding DUF2281 domain-containing protein — its product is MTTDATLFAKIHTLPPELKADVLKYIDFLLFTQNQENEKPKMEAQKTPKAGFGRVQYVMSDDFDAPLEDFAEYM
- a CDS encoding CoA transferase, producing the protein MTKPLQGIQVLECTHAVMGPSAGLLLADMGAEVIHIEPLEGDATRRLKGFGTGYFTFFNRNKKSLALNLKSEEGRQIFYDLAKKADIILENFGPGTMERLGLGYETLSAQNERLIYCSLKGFLAGPYEKRHAMDEVVQMMAGLAYMTGRPGDPLRAGSSVVDITGGMFGYIGILLALYERQQTGKGKFVQASLFETAAFLMGQHMAYSAIGQEPVPPMPARVSAWSIYSIYDTADNEKVFVGVISERHWEKLCTAFGWQDWLQDERLKNNNLRIAERDWFLPELAARFKQFTKADIIERCERAGLPFAPIAKPEDLFTDPQMTHGQNLLDVKLPDGRSASLPNFPLNYGGDRAQKYADPPKTGEHTTEVLQHLGLSESELSELRNKNIIA
- a CDS encoding response regulator transcription factor codes for the protein MEEINIIIIDDGAFLETCCSYFLDSIIKVRATATNVSSAIKAIENHRNDIQLIILDVDLGNGHFGMEVVKYIKSNNIPIKILILSGLVHEAAFVLPFKGLVEGILHKNEEKTLIKRAVQGIAVGRTGFYSPECIDILLNRDFRNFYTLSEEEIETLHRLSKGFTNSVRLAGYVVMSHLALQSETMLQDIKRARYLLPEDVPANKRSEKSVYDILFKDFSTIAANIIHTKYWSILSSVRKQVLLTDGRTGFITVSALELSLEEKLSLILKRQEGRFRRDILPRIFRELEVESTIEALIWTQEWELSKTYELASI
- a CDS encoding type II toxin-antitoxin system RelE/ParE family toxin is translated as MNVLFRSSFQRDLKRLKNDLILETVRETILQVENAAALQDIHNLTKISGYDGYYRIRIGTHRIGVFVTDDAIEFVRCLARKDIYRYFP
- a CDS encoding M4 family metallopeptidase, with amino-acid sequence MKTFLFRLILMFFWTMSLVQAQTNKSVQRPLSGNPGLKTVSPTAVLSSNSTILTARQSLTHSATIVAGRGVTALPTQGIAPAAPLKNLQRAENGTIRWMEGRITGLHKTNSILAAATIVLNQNQVALLLQQPEQELRFMHQETDDLGMAHIRYAQMYRGIPVWGRDVWVHLQQEDAFIINGTYEPTPRTVIDAPTISKTQALSNAIRDLQATGRWQPPTTPWPGLPPDTASPVWVATGTNKMERAYAVRVQANFVESYTYLISAQDGRILSRTPHHCDLLGHKRHHNPLLDMPHAITLLPSGSDTDLPNPVNTAATFVNAQSKDLNGINRDLRVLAHTDGQFYMFWDLSNLSNDFAFNPASLWAKGGSVILDATNTDNIKFHIKSSAQHNWADASAVSAHYNGNITYQYYETKHNRKAINGADKTIWSVVNVTDGGRTMENAYWNGSFIAYGNGGSFFKPLAGSLDVAAHEMTHGVIQHSADLEYQGQSGALNESFADVFAMMIDRSNFLIGETVIRTGKGVALRDMANPANPGVLDPQPASMSQYNNTEEDNGGVHINSGIPNRAAYLIVNAIGHDKAEKIYYRALTKYLTRNSQFIDARNALEQSARDLYGEGAEAAAVKTAFDTVGIVSGSETTGKEDDVTVVSGGTPYIAFMDENGKIGLFEVNTQKAFLFNSEAAVARINTLDTGTDRSQLTAGRNGERIWFINTQNQLAFVTVSTGEVEVYKNLKLKSSSTGNDLWNVAIAPDESCVAIVSAYDNDPNLYFWCGNDVLPVELLPETTQSGILDQTIVYPDVVAWSPNMNEQRIAFDALHKNEQTTYWNTHEINFRTGRIYNLVPGYGTGLSVGNVTYSKTNPDLVAYNVIEPNEQDVVLTNLDTQEDVLAGFPSWTIKNQAIIDASRPTFSPDDQYIAATSEAHKALLFYERAARKVTQLSFSIPLYNLYWFVNGGNRLPIAAQITSPADNVNITLQGAPTTNLPISWTSGSDPDSDPLSYQWQISATSDFSRMLFTSPSQSGLSLNMKYADLNTLLKSISAGSNATLYHRVSTSDGVNTPIFSVPAKMNISRDITNSESETELPQYVHVSQVFPNPFRNQAALLIDLPQSAEVRITIYDALGRMIQQKAPAVMEAGKTQPIEIHADHWVDGVYFYVITLADGTGSKRFTGRMVRQR